From the Paludisphaera mucosa genome, one window contains:
- a CDS encoding GbsR/MarR family transcriptional regulator, with protein sequence MDSPTLERSADGPPGGPESGADVLIRRFVEHWGMMARAWGINSTMGELFALLYITGGDWTAEDLRARLDVSRGNVSMNLRELLGWGVVRKVHRSGERRELYRAETDVWTLFQRIMTERKRRELDPTLQVLDDLARASEFEPRLGELRERVETLRRFLGALDGLSTRLMAMDSRDVAEVSRLLVDDEDSAAG encoded by the coding sequence ATGGATTCGCCGACCCTGGAACGCTCGGCCGACGGTCCGCCGGGGGGGCCGGAATCGGGTGCGGACGTCCTGATCCGACGCTTCGTCGAGCACTGGGGCATGATGGCCCGGGCGTGGGGGATCAACTCCACCATGGGGGAGTTGTTCGCCCTGCTCTACATCACCGGCGGCGACTGGACCGCCGAGGACCTCCGGGCGCGGCTCGACGTGTCCCGAGGCAATGTGAGCATGAATCTGCGGGAGCTGCTGGGGTGGGGCGTCGTCCGCAAGGTGCATCGATCGGGCGAGCGCAGAGAACTCTATCGCGCCGAGACCGACGTGTGGACCCTTTTCCAGCGGATCATGACCGAGAGGAAGCGGAGGGAATTGGATCCGACACTCCAGGTCCTCGACGACCTTGCGAGGGCCTCGGAATTCGAACCGCGGCTCGGCGAGCTACGGGAGCGAGTGGAGACGCTGAGGCGTTTCTTGGGGGCCCTGGACGGCCTCTCGACGCGACTGATGGCCATGGACAGCCGCGACGTGGCGGAAGTCAGCCGCCTGCTCGTCGACGACGAAGACTCCGCGGCCGGTTGA
- a CDS encoding toxin-antitoxin system HicB family antitoxin gives MPETVVHFQIRMPPVLHEQLASWAKEDKASLNALIVGILEKAIEHHAKTPSA, from the coding sequence ATGCCAGAGACCGTCGTCCACTTCCAGATCCGGATGCCACCCGTCCTTCACGAGCAGCTCGCGAGCTGGGCCAAGGAAGACAAGGCCTCGCTCAACGCGTTGATCGTCGGCATCCTGGAAAAGGCGATCGAGCATCACGCCAAGACGCCGTCCGCCTGA
- the glgX gene encoding glycogen debranching protein GlgX: protein MFRDCVLTVKRGRPLPLGAVAELGGVNFAVVCRHATAAWLVLGDPQTIGFETEIALDPRLNRTGDHWHVRIDGLPEEFCYGYRVDGPRENGLRFDPGVILLDPYARAVSARGPWGERSPNPRRSLVNEAMTEHMPVVGPNTPLEETIIYELHVRSYTVHESSGVLHPGTFAGLAEKIEYLHDLGVTAVELLPVDEFDETDCAYVNPLTGERLLNLWGYNTIAFSAPKATYAVNSGRAEPWDEFGAMVDAFHERGIEVILDIVFNHTAESGDDGPTYSFRGFDNALYYILDEKGRYLNFSGCGNSLNTDHPVVRNFLLSCLRNWVAEAGVDGFRFDLASVLGRDRRGNVLVNPPAINRISEDSLLYGTKLIAEPWDAGGLYQVGTFPGGGRWSDWNGRYRDDVRRFWRGEPGLTAELATRICGSEDLYAGRGPLHSINFISCHDGFTLHDLVSYDHKHNEANGEGNRDGNDANFSWNCGVEGPTDDPRIVALRMRQVRNLMATLLISQGVPMILGGDEILRTQQGNNNAWCQDNEVSWVDWTFAASHRDFHRFVRKLIALRKAHPVFRRRTFFVGTTAAGSPDILWHGVQPVRPDFSATSRALAFALDGRRCDRPGYVDRDFYVALNSDDQDLEFRIPSSPSGRRWRRVVDTALASPDDVVDLDAGPDVAVMSAYTVRGRSMIILASLG, encoded by the coding sequence GTGTTTCGGGACTGCGTCCTGACGGTGAAACGGGGACGCCCCCTGCCCCTGGGAGCCGTCGCCGAGCTGGGCGGCGTCAACTTCGCGGTCGTCTGCCGCCACGCCACGGCCGCGTGGCTCGTGCTGGGAGATCCCCAGACCATCGGGTTCGAAACCGAGATCGCGCTCGATCCCCGGCTCAACCGCACGGGGGATCACTGGCACGTCCGCATCGACGGCCTGCCTGAAGAGTTCTGCTACGGCTACCGCGTCGACGGGCCGCGCGAGAATGGGCTGCGGTTCGATCCCGGCGTGATCCTGCTCGACCCGTACGCCCGCGCCGTGTCGGCCCGGGGCCCGTGGGGGGAGCGTTCGCCGAATCCTCGACGCAGCCTCGTGAACGAGGCGATGACCGAGCACATGCCGGTCGTGGGCCCGAACACCCCGCTCGAAGAGACGATCATCTACGAACTTCACGTCCGCAGCTATACCGTCCACGAAAGCTCCGGCGTCCTCCACCCCGGCACGTTCGCCGGCCTGGCGGAGAAGATCGAGTACCTCCACGACCTGGGGGTGACGGCCGTCGAGTTGCTCCCCGTCGACGAGTTCGACGAGACCGACTGCGCGTACGTCAACCCGCTGACCGGCGAGCGACTGCTCAACCTCTGGGGATACAACACCATCGCCTTCTCCGCACCGAAGGCGACGTACGCCGTCAATTCGGGGCGGGCCGAGCCGTGGGACGAGTTCGGCGCGATGGTCGACGCCTTCCACGAGCGCGGGATCGAAGTGATCCTCGACATCGTCTTCAACCACACGGCCGAATCGGGCGACGACGGGCCGACCTACAGTTTCCGGGGCTTCGACAACGCCCTGTATTACATCCTCGACGAGAAGGGGCGCTATCTGAACTTCTCGGGCTGCGGGAACAGCCTCAACACCGACCATCCGGTCGTCCGCAATTTCCTCCTCTCCTGCCTCCGGAACTGGGTCGCCGAGGCCGGCGTCGACGGCTTCCGTTTCGACCTGGCCTCGGTGCTGGGACGAGATCGGCGGGGCAACGTGCTGGTCAATCCGCCCGCCATCAATCGCATATCCGAGGACTCGCTGCTCTACGGCACCAAGCTCATCGCCGAGCCCTGGGATGCGGGTGGGCTCTATCAGGTCGGGACGTTCCCCGGCGGCGGACGCTGGTCCGACTGGAACGGCCGCTACCGCGACGACGTCCGGCGCTTCTGGCGAGGCGAACCGGGCCTGACGGCCGAGCTGGCGACCCGTATCTGCGGCAGCGAGGACCTCTACGCCGGCCGAGGCCCTCTGCACTCGATCAACTTCATCTCGTGCCACGACGGCTTCACCCTTCACGACCTCGTCTCTTACGACCATAAGCACAACGAGGCCAACGGCGAGGGGAACCGCGACGGCAACGACGCCAATTTCAGCTGGAACTGCGGCGTGGAAGGTCCGACCGACGACCCCCGCATCGTCGCCCTCCGGATGCGTCAGGTCCGCAACCTGATGGCCACCCTGCTGATCTCGCAAGGCGTCCCCATGATCCTGGGGGGCGACGAGATCCTGAGGACCCAGCAGGGGAACAACAACGCCTGGTGCCAGGACAACGAGGTGAGCTGGGTCGACTGGACCTTCGCAGCGTCTCATCGCGACTTCCACCGCTTCGTTCGGAAGCTGATCGCCCTCCGCAAGGCGCATCCGGTCTTCCGTCGCCGCACCTTCTTCGTCGGGACGACGGCGGCGGGCAGCCCCGACATTCTCTGGCACGGCGTCCAACCCGTGCGGCCCGACTTCTCGGCGACGAGTCGGGCCCTCGCCTTCGCCCTCGACGGCCGCCGCTGCGACCGACCCGGGTACGTCGACCGCGACTTCTACGTCGCGCTGAACTCCGACGACCAAGACCTCGAGTTCAGGATTCCGTCCTCACCTTCCGGTCGCCGCTGGCGGCGCGTGGTCGACACGGCGCTCGCCTCGCCCGACGACGTCGTCGACCTCGACGCGGGACCCGACGTCGCGGTCATGTCGGCCTACACCGTACGAGGCCGCTCGATGATCATCTTGGCCTCGCTGGGCTGA
- a CDS encoding CPBP family intramembrane glutamic endopeptidase: MVAAWIWMLVRAVRGKRLFPKEAFFRLAPATWGVGTILFVMCLYVGSSSITVDVGRALLGIKIEQLSDREDVLGLSGKDQGSPAQKAAEAETKARRIARVARDTLILNAAINLVFLALLPWTFRKVSGSTVVVLGLTTKRWTSQIGTGVVAALVATPAIYLIQFLALRVYESEPHPVQKMLTDHFDATMALFAILSTVVLAPLVEETFFRGILQGWLTAANRRAAGARPRPANLTPPPSFETTREAFPDQATESLDPSVASAETAANQVCWPAVVAASLPFAALHIQQWPTPIPLFFFSIVLGAVYQKTGSLLTAMVVHGLFNGCSTMMMIAQQLSGSLKPPGEIDALPLPEGVICGIWKLAGQFLI, encoded by the coding sequence ATGGTCGCCGCCTGGATCTGGATGCTCGTGCGAGCCGTGCGCGGCAAGCGCCTCTTTCCGAAGGAAGCATTCTTTCGCCTCGCCCCCGCGACTTGGGGCGTCGGGACCATCCTGTTCGTGATGTGCCTGTACGTCGGCTCGAGCAGCATCACCGTCGACGTCGGCCGCGCCCTACTCGGGATCAAGATCGAACAGCTCTCCGACAGGGAGGACGTTCTCGGTTTGTCAGGGAAGGATCAAGGTTCTCCGGCGCAGAAGGCCGCCGAGGCGGAAACCAAGGCGCGGCGTATCGCGCGCGTAGCCCGCGACACGCTGATCCTGAACGCCGCGATCAACCTCGTGTTCCTGGCCCTCCTCCCCTGGACCTTCCGCAAGGTCTCGGGTTCGACGGTCGTCGTCCTGGGGCTGACGACGAAGCGCTGGACGTCTCAGATCGGGACCGGCGTCGTCGCCGCGCTCGTGGCCACCCCGGCTATCTATTTGATCCAGTTTCTCGCCTTGCGAGTCTACGAGTCCGAGCCTCACCCCGTTCAGAAGATGCTGACGGACCATTTCGACGCAACCATGGCCCTATTCGCGATCCTGTCCACCGTCGTGTTGGCGCCCTTGGTCGAAGAAACGTTCTTCCGCGGAATCCTCCAGGGATGGCTGACGGCGGCGAATCGCCGCGCCGCAGGCGCGCGGCCTCGACCGGCGAATCTCACTCCTCCGCCCTCGTTCGAAACGACGAGGGAAGCATTTCCCGATCAAGCGACCGAGTCGCTTGATCCCTCCGTCGCCTCCGCCGAGACCGCCGCAAACCAGGTGTGCTGGCCTGCAGTCGTCGCGGCCTCGCTGCCGTTCGCGGCCCTCCACATCCAGCAATGGCCCACGCCGATCCCGCTCTTCTTCTTCTCGATCGTGCTCGGGGCGGTTTATCAGAAGACCGGGAGCCTTCTGACAGCCATGGTCGTCCACGGGCTCTTCAACGGCTGCAGCACGATGATGATGATCGCCCAACAGTTGAGCGGATCGCTCAAGCCGCCGGGCGAAATCGACGCCTTGCCCCTGCCCGAAGGCGTCATCTGCGGGATCTGGAAATTGGCAGGGCAATTCCTGATCTAA
- the tyrS gene encoding tyrosine--tRNA ligase has protein sequence MLDVQGQLEILRRGVEQIVPEGEFLKKLERSVRENRPLRVKYGIDPTGIDVHLGHTVPLRKLRQFQDLGHTAVIIIGNYTALVGDPSGRDETRSTLTKEQVAENARDYLKQVGRIIDLEKAEVHQNGDWFGKWEFLDVLDLMRRMTLGQISAREDFAKRIAAEKPVYLHECLYPLMQGWDSVEINADVELGGTEQLFSLMVARQLQPVRGQDPQVAMTMPILVGTDGVRRMGKSLGNYIGVADSAENQFGKVMSIPDEPMAQYFTLLTDIPAARIEEWLAPGSNPRDAKEALGKYVVAQYHGQVAADQAAAAFRRRSSGEDPDEIPIAYLSADKLDAEGRIAAPSLIKELGLESSTSNARRVIEGGGFNVGPHREPVSDPRAMIYVSDGLVVRVGKRKIAEIRLV, from the coding sequence ATGCTGGACGTGCAAGGCCAACTGGAAATCCTTCGCCGCGGGGTCGAACAGATCGTCCCCGAGGGCGAGTTCCTCAAAAAGCTCGAACGCTCGGTCCGCGAGAATCGCCCCCTGCGCGTCAAGTACGGCATCGATCCCACGGGCATCGACGTCCACCTCGGCCACACGGTCCCGCTCCGCAAGCTGCGCCAGTTCCAGGACCTCGGGCACACCGCCGTCATCATCATCGGCAACTACACCGCGCTCGTCGGCGATCCTTCGGGTCGCGACGAGACCCGCTCGACGCTGACGAAGGAGCAGGTCGCCGAGAACGCCCGCGACTACCTCAAGCAGGTCGGCCGGATCATCGACCTGGAGAAGGCCGAGGTCCACCAGAACGGCGACTGGTTCGGCAAGTGGGAGTTCCTCGACGTCCTCGACCTGATGCGGCGCATGACCCTCGGCCAGATCTCGGCCCGCGAGGACTTCGCCAAGCGGATCGCCGCCGAGAAGCCCGTCTATCTCCACGAATGCCTCTATCCCCTGATGCAGGGTTGGGATTCGGTGGAGATCAACGCCGACGTCGAGCTGGGGGGCACTGAGCAGCTCTTCAGCCTGATGGTCGCACGCCAACTCCAGCCCGTCCGGGGCCAGGACCCGCAGGTCGCCATGACGATGCCGATCCTGGTGGGCACCGACGGCGTGCGAAGGATGGGCAAGAGCCTGGGGAATTACATCGGCGTGGCCGATTCGGCTGAAAACCAGTTCGGCAAGGTGATGAGCATCCCCGACGAGCCGATGGCCCAATATTTCACCCTGCTGACCGACATCCCCGCGGCCCGCATCGAGGAATGGCTGGCGCCCGGGAGCAACCCGAGGGACGCCAAGGAGGCGCTCGGCAAGTACGTCGTCGCGCAGTACCACGGCCAGGTGGCCGCCGACCAGGCGGCCGCGGCGTTCCGGCGGCGCTCGTCGGGCGAAGATCCCGACGAGATCCCGATCGCCTACCTCTCGGCCGACAAGCTCGACGCCGAAGGCCGCATCGCAGCCCCGAGCTTGATCAAGGAATTGGGACTCGAGTCGAGCACGTCCAACGCCCGTCGCGTGATCGAAGGGGGGGGCTTCAACGTCGGCCCCCACCGCGAGCCGGTGAGCGACCCGCGGGCCATGATCTACGTCAGCGACGGGCTCGTCGTCCGCGTCGGCAAGCGGAAGATCGCCGAGATCCGCCTCGTCTGA
- a CDS encoding Gfo/Idh/MocA family protein gives MAEHGIGIIGCGMIAEYHTRAINEIDGARVVAAYSRTRMNAEKVAGLAGHDCRIYDDLGAMLRQPDLDVVCVCTPSGAHMEPAVQAARAGKHVIVEKPLEVDLARCDVIIKSCDDAGVRLCAIFPSRFSPANRRLKEAVDAGRFGRLTLGDSHVKWWRTQEYYDSGGWRGTWRLDGGGALMNQAIHNVDLLSWLMGDVDSVVAHTAMLTHLRIEVEDTAVASVRFRNGALGTIQAATSAYPGLSKRIEIHGDRGSARVEQDDLTLWDFQEKIPSDNIILAAIAGRSGVNSGASDPRGIAHVGHRDQIADFLAAIDEDRPPFVDGREGRRSVEIIRAIYRSAREGKAVPLPLVDDPSAS, from the coding sequence ATGGCCGAACATGGGATCGGGATTATCGGTTGCGGGATGATCGCGGAATATCACACCCGTGCGATCAACGAGATCGACGGGGCCCGCGTCGTCGCCGCTTACAGCCGCACGCGCATGAATGCCGAGAAAGTCGCCGGGCTCGCCGGCCACGACTGCCGAATCTACGACGACCTGGGCGCCATGCTCCGGCAGCCAGATCTCGATGTCGTCTGCGTCTGCACCCCCAGCGGGGCCCACATGGAGCCCGCCGTGCAGGCGGCGAGGGCGGGCAAACACGTCATCGTCGAGAAGCCGCTCGAGGTCGACCTGGCCCGATGCGACGTGATCATCAAGAGTTGCGACGACGCGGGCGTCCGTCTTTGCGCGATCTTCCCTTCGCGCTTCTCGCCGGCCAACCGCCGGCTCAAGGAGGCCGTCGACGCGGGCCGATTCGGCCGGCTGACCCTGGGCGACTCGCATGTCAAATGGTGGCGCACCCAGGAATATTACGATTCCGGCGGCTGGCGCGGCACCTGGCGGCTCGACGGCGGCGGCGCCCTGATGAATCAGGCGATCCACAACGTGGACCTGCTCTCGTGGTTGATGGGCGACGTCGACTCGGTCGTGGCCCACACCGCGATGCTGACCCATCTCCGGATCGAAGTCGAAGATACGGCCGTCGCCAGCGTCCGCTTCCGCAACGGGGCCCTGGGCACGATCCAGGCGGCCACGAGCGCCTATCCCGGGCTGTCCAAGCGGATCGAGATCCACGGCGACCGCGGCTCGGCCCGCGTCGAGCAGGACGACCTCACGTTGTGGGACTTCCAGGAGAAGATCCCCAGCGACAACATCATCCTCGCGGCGATCGCCGGCCGCTCTGGCGTGAACTCGGGCGCGAGCGACCCGCGGGGGATCGCGCACGTCGGCCACCGCGACCAGATCGCCGACTTCCTCGCGGCGATCGACGAGGATCGGCCGCCGTTCGTCGACGGTCGCGAGGGCCGGAGGTCGGTCGAGATCATCCGGGCGATCTACCGCTCGGCCCGCGAGGGGAAGGCCGTCCCGCTCCCGCTCGTCGATGATCCGTCCGCCTCCTGA
- a CDS encoding lysophospholipid acyltransferase family protein — protein MARKKIKRPWLDYLVYVVVRILVFTVQSMSIAQSYALARGLAWLMYSVDRRHREVGLENLRQAYGDGMTEAERDAVVRGVYRHFCMMLMEIFHTPKRIRLDNYRQFIKLAGHGPILDRMLDGEPMILLTGHYGNWEIAGYLFGLFGFPTWSVARTLDNPYLERYLRSFRESTGQQMIPKAGGYDQIVEVLETNRTLSMLADQDAGPRGLFVDFFGRPASTHKAIALLAIEHNAPVVVGVARRVGPGFRYEMRCSQIIEPGEFTGGADDARLLTQRYTSALEELIRQDPTQYLWLHRRWKHQPAPRKKASRPETARTEVAAG, from the coding sequence ATGGCCCGGAAGAAGATCAAACGCCCCTGGTTGGACTACCTCGTCTACGTCGTCGTCCGGATCCTGGTCTTCACGGTCCAGTCGATGTCCATCGCCCAGTCCTACGCCCTGGCGCGGGGCCTGGCCTGGCTGATGTACAGCGTCGACAGGCGGCATCGCGAGGTGGGCCTGGAAAACCTCCGCCAGGCCTACGGCGACGGCATGACCGAGGCCGAGCGCGACGCCGTGGTTCGGGGCGTCTACCGCCACTTCTGCATGATGCTGATGGAGATCTTCCACACGCCGAAGCGGATCCGGCTCGACAACTATCGCCAGTTCATCAAGCTCGCCGGCCACGGGCCGATCCTCGACCGGATGCTCGACGGCGAGCCCATGATCCTGCTGACCGGCCATTACGGCAACTGGGAGATCGCCGGCTACCTTTTCGGCTTGTTCGGCTTCCCGACGTGGTCGGTGGCGCGGACGCTCGACAATCCCTACCTCGAACGCTACCTCCGCTCGTTCCGGGAGAGCACCGGGCAGCAGATGATCCCCAAGGCGGGCGGCTACGACCAGATCGTGGAGGTCCTGGAGACGAACCGGACCCTGTCCATGCTGGCCGACCAGGACGCCGGCCCGCGCGGGCTGTTCGTCGACTTCTTCGGCCGCCCGGCGTCGACCCACAAGGCCATCGCCCTGCTGGCGATCGAGCACAACGCGCCGGTGGTCGTAGGTGTGGCTCGGCGGGTCGGACCGGGGTTCCGTTACGAGATGCGGTGCTCCCAGATCATCGAGCCGGGAGAGTTCACCGGCGGGGCCGACGACGCCCGGCTCCTCACCCAGCGCTACACAAGCGCGCTCGAAGAGCTGATCCGGCAGGACCCGACGCAATACCTCTGGCTCCACCGCCGCTGGAAGCACCAGCCCGCCCCGCGCAAGAAGGCCTCGCGACCGGAAACGGCCCGGACCGAGGTCGCCGCCGGCTGA
- a CDS encoding M16 family metallopeptidase — protein MTTALPRRPAAAALLAMVLVATTCAAESPDAQVVLVPTSGPLVSLRLVFRVGSQDDPKGKEGLAALTAAMVAQGGTKTLKYEQVLDRFFPIAAALDGNCLKEVSVFSGSVHRDNLGVFIPLATEMIASPRFATEDFERLRDEALDHLTKTLRGNNDEALGKWTLQTSLYEGHPYGRPDTGLVAGLKAITLDDVKDFHRRHYTREALWLGLAGAADPGTVGLVEAGLTPLARVSEVKSVAPPPVAPNAGLDVTIVAKPADATAISIGFPITLTRSDDDFYALAVANSFLGEHRTFNGRLMQDLRGQRGLNYGDYSYIEDFIQEGQSTFPIPNNHRSQQYFSIWVRPVPTDKAVFALRAALWELDRLVEKGMTAEEFEATRSFLLNYSKLWVQTLSRRLGYEIEGRLYDRKNLVAELADRLPRLTVDQVNAAVRKHLKPSGLKVAIVAGNAEELRGLLIAAKPSPIVYDTQGTSADVLAQDREIEVFPLRDVKVRIVPVEQMFEK, from the coding sequence ATGACCACGGCACTCCCCCGCCGCCCGGCCGCTGCGGCTCTGCTCGCAATGGTCCTCGTCGCGACGACGTGCGCCGCTGAGTCCCCCGACGCCCAGGTCGTGCTCGTGCCCACGAGCGGGCCGCTCGTTTCACTACGGCTGGTGTTCCGAGTCGGCTCCCAGGACGATCCCAAGGGCAAGGAAGGGCTCGCGGCGCTCACTGCGGCCATGGTCGCGCAGGGCGGCACGAAGACCCTGAAATACGAGCAGGTGCTCGACCGCTTCTTCCCGATCGCCGCCGCCCTCGACGGTAATTGCCTGAAGGAAGTCTCCGTCTTTTCGGGCTCCGTCCATCGCGACAACCTCGGAGTCTTCATCCCGCTGGCGACGGAGATGATCGCCTCGCCCCGGTTCGCGACCGAGGACTTCGAGCGTCTTCGGGACGAGGCGCTCGACCACCTGACCAAGACCTTGCGCGGCAATAACGACGAGGCGCTCGGCAAGTGGACGCTTCAGACCAGCCTCTACGAGGGTCATCCCTACGGACGTCCCGACACCGGCCTCGTGGCGGGGCTCAAGGCGATCACGCTCGATGACGTGAAGGATTTTCACCGTCGCCACTACACCCGAGAGGCCCTCTGGCTGGGCCTGGCGGGCGCCGCCGATCCGGGGACAGTCGGGCTGGTCGAGGCCGGCCTCACGCCGTTGGCTCGAGTCTCGGAAGTCAAGTCGGTCGCGCCGCCGCCGGTCGCCCCGAACGCGGGGCTGGACGTAACCATCGTCGCCAAGCCGGCGGATGCGACGGCGATCTCGATCGGGTTCCCGATAACGCTCACCCGATCCGACGACGACTTCTATGCGCTGGCCGTGGCGAATTCCTTCCTGGGCGAGCATCGGACGTTCAACGGCCGGCTCATGCAAGACCTTCGCGGTCAACGAGGGCTCAATTACGGCGACTATTCGTACATCGAGGACTTCATACAGGAAGGCCAGTCGACGTTCCCGATCCCCAACAACCATCGGTCCCAGCAGTATTTCTCGATCTGGGTCCGACCCGTCCCGACCGACAAGGCCGTCTTCGCCCTCCGCGCGGCGCTCTGGGAACTGGACCGACTCGTCGAGAAAGGGATGACCGCCGAGGAGTTCGAGGCGACCCGTTCATTCTTGCTGAATTACAGCAAGCTCTGGGTGCAGACGCTCTCGCGGCGGCTCGGCTACGAGATCGAGGGGCGCTTATACGATCGCAAGAACCTCGTGGCCGAGCTGGCCGATCGGTTGCCGCGGCTCACCGTCGATCAGGTCAACGCGGCGGTGCGCAAGCATTTGAAGCCGAGCGGCCTGAAGGTCGCGATCGTCGCCGGCAACGCCGAGGAATTGCGCGGACTGCTGATCGCCGCCAAGCCCTCGCCGATCGTCTACGACACCCAGGGGACGTCCGCCGACGTGCTCGCCCAGGACAGGGAGATCGAGGTCTTCCCGCTCCGCGACGTCAAGGTTCGGATCGTCCCGGTCGAGCAGATGTTCGAGAAGTGA
- a CDS encoding M16 family metallopeptidase, which translates to MKRRFLCLIAAAGCLPAAAADDADRPPILPYPIRKSTLDNGLGIVTVPFDSPGIIAYYTVVRTGSRNEVEKGLSGFAHFFEHMMFRGTEKYSQEAYNDALKALGADSNAFTTDDWTCYHMTIPASALAKAVEIEADRFRNLKYDEPAFQKEARAVLGEYNKSASSPFLKLEEAIADTAFTTHTYKHTTIGFLADVKDMPNQYAYSKVFFDRWYRPENCTIVVAGQVDHDALLGLAKSHYGTWARGGKTVDIPKEPAQAEPRKAALTWPLPTLPTLALAYHAPAADPADPDVPALRALQEAVFGETSPLYRALVLDEQKAETLSAFADPHRDPHLFTVLARGRKVEFMPEIGERIRKALADAAVMPIAEDRLKSIQSHLRYAFAAELDSADAVARAVGESIAMTGRPEAVNELYAAYDRLTPADLQRVAARYFAATHETAVTLETKETK; encoded by the coding sequence ATGAAACGCCGCTTCCTCTGCCTGATCGCGGCTGCCGGGTGCCTCCCCGCGGCGGCAGCGGACGACGCCGATCGTCCACCGATCCTCCCGTATCCGATCCGCAAGTCGACGCTCGACAACGGCCTGGGGATCGTCACCGTCCCCTTCGACTCCCCCGGCATCATCGCGTACTACACGGTCGTCCGCACCGGATCGCGGAACGAGGTCGAGAAGGGCCTGTCCGGTTTCGCGCATTTCTTCGAACATATGATGTTCCGGGGGACCGAGAAGTATTCGCAGGAGGCGTACAACGACGCCTTGAAGGCGCTCGGGGCCGACTCCAACGCCTTCACGACGGACGACTGGACGTGCTACCACATGACGATCCCGGCGTCGGCCCTGGCGAAGGCCGTCGAGATCGAGGCGGACCGGTTCCGGAACCTGAAATACGACGAGCCGGCCTTCCAGAAGGAGGCCCGGGCCGTCCTGGGAGAGTACAACAAGAGCGCGTCCTCGCCGTTCCTGAAGCTGGAGGAGGCCATCGCCGACACGGCCTTCACGACGCACACATACAAGCACACGACGATCGGTTTCCTGGCCGACGTCAAGGACATGCCCAACCAGTACGCTTACAGCAAGGTGTTCTTCGATCGCTGGTACCGCCCCGAGAATTGCACGATCGTGGTGGCCGGTCAGGTCGACCACGACGCCCTCCTGGGACTGGCGAAGTCGCACTACGGGACCTGGGCCCGGGGCGGGAAAACCGTGGACATCCCCAAGGAGCCGGCGCAGGCGGAGCCCCGGAAGGCGGCCCTGACCTGGCCCTTGCCCACCTTGCCAACCCTGGCCCTCGCCTATCACGCCCCGGCCGCCGATCCGGCCGATCCCGACGTCCCCGCCCTGCGGGCCCTGCAAGAAGCGGTCTTCGGCGAGACGAGCCCGCTTTATCGCGCCCTGGTGCTCGATGAGCAGAAGGCCGAAACCCTGAGCGCGTTCGCCGATCCTCACCGCGACCCCCACCTGTTCACGGTCCTCGCCCGCGGCCGCAAGGTCGAGTTCATGCCTGAGATCGGCGAGCGGATCCGCAAGGCCCTGGCGGACGCCGCCGTAATGCCGATCGCCGAGGATCGACTCAAGTCCATCCAGTCGCACCTCCGCTACGCCTTCGCCGCCGAGCTCGACAGCGCCGACGCCGTGGCACGGGCCGTCGGCGAATCCATTGCCATGACCGGGAGGCCCGAGGCGGTCAACGAACTCTACGCCGCCTACGACAGGCTGACGCCCGCCGACCTCCAACGCGTCGCGGCGAGGTACTTCGCGGCGACTCACGAGACGGCCGTCACTCTGGAAACGAAGGAGACGAAATGA